A single window of Anaerobranca californiensis DSM 14826 DNA harbors:
- a CDS encoding YfcC family protein, translating to MKKGFKIPHTYVIIVAVVLLAFLGTYFIPAGVYQRVQDPKTNRIIVDPDSFQYVEQAPVKFFSFEESHLFSAVHKGMEGASSIIFFIFIVGGAFAMIQGTGAIDAGIGRLALKVKDKGILIIPIMAFIFALGGSTIGMSEEIIVFVPIGIALARALGYDAIVGTSMIALGAAAGFSAGFANPFTVGVAQAIAEVPLYSGFIFRVIMFIVFLIITCWYIVSYAAKIKKDPSLSIVAELEGKNDATLNLQDLPTFTIKHLLVYLALIIGFILIIIGVKSYDWYIQELASIFLMMGIFSSIVCGISPSKSAANFVEGAKGIAFGALVVGVARAILVVMEQGQIIDTIIHNLAMGISSLPSVFAALLMYLVQIILNFFIPSGSGQAATTMPIMAPLADLVGVSRQTAVIAYQLGDGITNSIIPTSAVLMSYLAIAKIPYEKWFKWVAPWILMNIGAGAVFLIIATLINLA from the coding sequence ATGAAAAAGGGTTTTAAAATCCCCCATACCTATGTAATTATAGTAGCTGTTGTACTTTTAGCTTTTTTAGGAACTTACTTCATTCCAGCGGGGGTTTATCAAAGGGTACAAGATCCTAAAACTAATAGAATTATTGTAGATCCAGATTCTTTTCAATATGTAGAACAAGCACCGGTTAAATTTTTCTCCTTTGAAGAATCCCATTTATTTTCCGCTGTTCATAAAGGAATGGAAGGGGCAAGCAGTATTATTTTCTTTATTTTTATTGTAGGTGGAGCTTTTGCAATGATTCAAGGGACAGGGGCTATTGATGCTGGAATAGGAAGACTTGCTCTAAAAGTGAAGGATAAAGGGATTTTAATCATACCTATAATGGCCTTTATCTTTGCCTTAGGTGGTTCTACTATAGGTATGTCTGAAGAAATTATAGTTTTTGTCCCTATAGGTATTGCTTTAGCAAGGGCGTTAGGTTACGATGCAATTGTAGGGACTAGTATGATAGCCCTAGGAGCAGCGGCCGGTTTTTCTGCAGGATTTGCCAACCCCTTTACTGTAGGGGTAGCTCAAGCTATAGCTGAAGTACCTTTATATTCAGGCTTTATCTTTAGGGTAATAATGTTTATAGTATTTTTGATTATAACTTGTTGGTATATAGTTTCTTACGCTGCGAAAATAAAGAAAGACCCAAGTTTAAGTATAGTTGCTGAATTAGAAGGAAAAAATGATGCCACATTAAATTTACAAGATTTACCAACTTTTACTATAAAGCATTTATTGGTTTATTTGGCATTAATTATAGGATTTATATTGATTATTATAGGGGTTAAATCTTATGATTGGTATATTCAAGAATTGGCATCTATTTTCTTAATGATGGGTATTTTCAGTAGCATAGTTTGTGGAATATCACCTAGCAAGTCAGCAGCTAATTTTGTAGAAGGTGCAAAGGGTATCGCCTTTGGAGCATTAGTTGTAGGAGTTGCCAGAGCAATATTAGTAGTGATGGAACAAGGTCAAATAATTGACACAATTATACATAATCTAGCTATGGGGATATCTTCATTACCTAGTGTATTTGCAGCTTTGTTAATGTATTTAGTACAGATAATTCTAAACTTCTTTATCCCATCAGGAAGTGGTCAAGCAGCAACTACTATGCCTATAATGGCTCCTTTAGCGGATTTAGTAGGTGTTAGTAGACAAACTGCTGTAATAGCTTATCAATTAGGAGATGGAATAACCAATTCCATTATACCTACTTCTGCAGTATTGATGAGTTATTTAGCAATTGCTAAAATTCCTTATGAAAAATGGTTTAAATGGGTAGCACCTTGGATTTTAATGAACATTGGAGCTGGGGCAGTATTTTTAATAATTGCTACTTTAATTAACTTGGCGTAA